The genomic region AAGCCAACGGGAGATCCAGCTGACTACATGGATATGGCAAAGGATGTAAATTCCCCTTCAAAGGAAATCAACCAAGAATCGAAGTCAACCGGAAATCCATCTGACTACATGGATATGGCAAAGGATGTAAATTCGTAGGTTGAAATAGAGAGGTGAAATAGAGACGTTCGCGCGAGCGTCTCTACGTGTTTGTCTGGGATAATATACCTCTTTGTTGCAAAACTGGACGGGCTGCTTGTCTGAGTTTAGGTAACTGTCTGGCAAATAATAGCGAGCCGATAATACAAAAACTTCCCCCTATAAGTAAAGTATTGGTAGCACCAATGCGATCGGCAGAAAATCCAGCAAATAAGTTACCAAATGGAACCATTCCTAAAAAGGACATGGTGAATAAACTCATGACTCGTCCGCGTTTATCATCTTCAACAATAGTTTGAATGACAGTGTTGCTGGAGGAAATAGTCAGAATAGAACCTAGTCCGATTAACGCTGACATAAGGGTGGATAACCATAGCATTCTTGATAGGGAAAAAAAGATAATTCCCGTGCCGCAAAGTGCCGGAGCTAAAGCAATGACTTTGCCCAAACCGACAACTGTTTTGCGCGTGCTTAAATAAATTCCTCCGCCAATTGCTCCTACTCCCGAGGCTGCCATTAATAAGCCTAAAGTGCGCGCATCACCAGCTAAAATTTTGGTAGCAAATATAGGAACTAAGGTAATATAAGGCATTGCCATTAAACTAAATAAAGCCAGTAATAGCAAGGTCGAGCGGATCGGAGAAAAGTTGTAGGCGTAAACAAATCCTTCTTTCAATCTTTGCAATGGGTTGGCGGTTGTAACGACTATTTTCTTTGGTTTTAAGCGCATTGCCATTAAAGCCGCAATGACAGCAATATAGCTTACACCATCAATTAAAAAACAGTAAGCAGCGCCAATTCTAGCAATCAAAATTCCCGCGATCGCAGGTCCAACTAACCGTCCGCCATTAACCAGAGAAGAATTCAAGGCGATCGCACTAGCTAAATCGTCTCTCTTTTCGACCATTTCTGGCACAAATGCTTGTCTAGCCGGAGCATCTACAGCATTAATTACGCCTTGAAATAAACTCAAAATAATAAAATGCCAAATATGGATCGTTCCTGATAGCGCTAACACTGCTAGCGCTAGGGACTGTATCATGGCTAATATTTGAGTGATAACTAAAATTTTATGTGTATTGAATCGATCTACTAAAACTCCCCCCCAAGCGGCTAAGAATAAGCTGGGAATTTGACTAGTAAAACCCACAATGCCCAACATTAACGCTGAATTTGTGAGTTGGTAAACCAACCAAATCGTTGCCGTTTGCGTCATCCACGTACCAATTAATGAAACTCCTTGTCCAAAGAAAAACAGACGGTAGTTTCTCGATCTCAAAGCAGGTACGATCTCAATATTTGCAAGTCTATTCATTTTTCATCTACATTCAGGAAAGCACTTATTTATTAAATAAATACTTTGTTGCTTCGGAACACCATCCAGAGAACTATTGTTGAAACATATTATGAGATTATATTGCCAGTAACAATTTCTCTGCTTCCGGCGATCGCTGTGTATGAGTCACAGTGGAGTTGTTAGTTTTTAGGAAAGATTGGCGATCGCTTGGTCAATTAACCTGGAAAACAGTTGGCGTTCTTCCAGAGAAAAGCCTTGCATGGCTTGTTCCTTCAGATCTAAAGCGATTGGGGGTAATATATTTTCTAGTTCTCGACCAGCACCCGTTAGCCAGATCCGCCAAATGCGGCGATCGCGAGGGTCGCGCTCTCTGCGGATCAGTCCTCGTTCTTCCATGCGATCGAGCACTCCCGTTAAAGTTCCTCCTACCTGCTGCAATTTCTCCCCAATGCTACAAGTGGCTAAGCCATCTTCCTCCCACAAACAGCACAACACGACCCAGTGAAAGGGTGTCAGACCGAATGGTTCGAGGCGTTCTTGAAATCTGCGACTCCCCAACTGACCTAACAGCTTAATGCGGTAGCCAACGCTATACGGCGCTAAAATTTCTCGCAATGGCTCGGCAATTTTTCGTTCGGTAGAAGTAGAAGGCATTTCGGGAATATTTCGCATACGTAATATTATTTTAGCTAAATTCTTTTGAGTTTGACAATCTGTCATAACTGTCTCTAAAAATGTAACCACAAAGCAAGCGGGTAATTTCGTATCGCAGAGTATGGATTGTTGCATTTATTTGTAGATCGTGCGTCTTGCTCGCACAAATATAACTTTCGGAGTAGTTTTGTGACTAGCCGTAATTGCGATTGTTAATGGTGTTGGTTTGAAAGGGAAGAATCCCAGATGTACGAAAGACTTGGATTGAGTTAAGGGTTCGGTGTAAGTTTACCTGGTGCAAAAAACACGTTATCGTGCGAGATGGAAAAAATCAAAATAGCGCGATCGCAGTTATTCGACCAGAAGTTATTGCTGAAAAGGCGACTCTAGGGTAGAATTGCCCGAATTCAAACTTTTGATTATGATGCTCAGAAGTCAGAGTAACTGATTCAACGATCGAGATTGAACGATCGCGAGATCGCTCCCGTTAACTTATACAGGTGCAGCCTTGCCAGAGCCTTTGCCAGAGTCTTTAAAAACCAGCTCCGAGAGCGATCGCGACCGACACTTTCGCACCGATCATCTCAATGCCGATCTCAAAAAGCGTTCTGTACGCGGCGGAGCAGTGACGCTGGTAGCTCAAGCTTGTAAGTTTACCTTGCAGATCGGTTCCACTGTCATTTTAGCCCGCCTGCTAGCGCCGCAGGATTACGGTTTAGTCGGCATGGTAACTGCCGTGACGGGTTTTGTCGCCTTGTTTAAAGATATGGGGTTGTCGATGGCAACAATCCAAAAGGCAGAAATTAACCACCGCCAGATTAGCAACCTGTTTTGGGTAAATATTGCAGTTAGCCTGTTACTAACTCTCGTAACTTGCGCGCTCGCTCCCGCTGTCGCCGTATTTTACAACGAACCCCGTTTAACCTTAATTACCATCGTTTCAGCAATTGGTTTTCTGTTTGGAGGCTTAACAGTCCAGCATCAAGCGTTGCTCAACCGCCAGATGCGGTTTACTGCTTTAGCAGCGATTGATATTGTTGCTATGGCTTTTGGAGTCGTCAGCGCTCTAGTTTTAGCTTGGTATGGAGCTGGATATTGGGCATTGGTAGTCATGCAAATCGCGATCGCGATCGGTCAAATGGGAGGTGCGTGGTTGCTGTGTAGCTGGCGACCTAGTTTGCCACAACGACACGCTAATATTCGCGAATTATTGACTTTTGGCAGCCATCTCACGGGCTTCAACGTAATTAATTACTTTGCCCGCAACCTAGATAACATTTTAATCGGTCGGTCTTGGGGTGCGGGACAATTAGGGCTGTACTCCAAAGCTTATGGCTTGTTACTCTTACCATTGCAGCAAATTAACGCGCCGATTACTGCGGTCGCAATCCCGAGCTTAAGTCGATTACAGGCAGACCCGCAGCAATTTCGCAACTACTACCTTAAAGCAGTCTCGCTGGTTACGTTTCTCACGCTACCTTTAGTTATCCTTTCGATCGCGATCTCTGAAGAAGTGGTGACGCTCATTCTCGGTTCTCAATGGCGAGAAGCTAGTTTTCTATTTCGGTTTCTTGGTGTCGCCGCCATATTTCAACCGCTTTGCAATACGGCTGGATGGTTGTATATTGCCACAGGCAAAACAGACCGCATGTTGAAATGGGGCGTGTTTGCTTCTAGTTTGACAGTGGTATCGTTTTTTATCGGTCTGCCTTATGGAGCGCGGGGAGTTGCTTTATGCTACGCCGTAGCAATGCTCTTACAAGTCTATCCTTGTATGTATTATGCAACCCGCGGTCTAGAAATTACGACGAGCGATTTGTTCTCGGCGATCGCCCAATCGCTTGTTGCTGCTATCATCGCGGGGATTGCCACAATTGGAGTTAAATTTGTACTCGATCCGATTTTACCAGTGTGGGAAATCGCGATCGCTTGCACGTTAGTGATGACAATATTGTATGTCGCGATCGTGTTTTATTTGTTTGGCAAGAAATCTTTTTATCTGTCCTTCCTGCAAGAATTTAAACAACGACGATGAAAGTAGCGTCACCTTCTCGGTATACTTATCAAGTCCAAGAACGGGGCGATCGCGTGCGTCCCAACCGCTTTCACTCCCGCTATGCAATTCTCAAATTGCTGCTGGAAAAGTTACAGCATCTAGTTGAATCTGAGTTGCTTGTCCCAGGAGAAAAGTTACTGGATTACGGTTGTGGTAACAAGCCTTACGAATCATTATTCAAACAAAAATTCGATCGCTATATTGGAGCTGACTTTCCAGGTAACGATCGCGCAGAAATTGCGGTTGGTCCCCAAGGACAGCTACCAATTGCCGATGCAAGTATTGATTGCGTCCTCTCTTCTCAGGTTTTAGAACATGTAGAACAGCCTCAAGTCTATTTGAAGGAAGCTTATCGAGTTCTCAAGCCAGGTAGCGCTTTGGTGCTTTCGACTCACGGAATTTGGCGATATCATCCCGATCCTTGCGATTACTGGCGCTGGACGGCTGCTGGTTTGCAACGAGAAGTCGTTCAAGCTGGGTTTGAGGTCGTATCGGTGCAAAGTGTTTTTGGGATGGCATCTGCTGGATTGCAACTTTGGCAAGATGCTACGGAAGAAAAAGTACCAGGTCGTTTGCGCAAATTCTACATTTGGTTGCTTCAACGGGCGATCGGTTGGATGGAATCGCGCCATCCCGAACAGTTATCTAACGATGCGGCGGTGTATATTATCCTTGCCAGAAAATCTAGAGGAGAGGAGAATATTTTTTCCTGACTGTAGCTTTTCTAGCGAAGAATTTTACTGTAATATTTTCAGCAAAAAAAGGAGAAATTCAATTCTATGGTGGTTAGTCCAGTTGAAACTTTCTACAACAACTTTTCTCCAACTTTTATTCGAGATTACGTTTACGGTAACGAACGTATCGAACGCCAGCTAGAGTTTTTTACAAAAGCCATTCATCCCGATACGGCAAGAATATTAGTTATTGGTTGTGGTTCGGGACAGGGAACTCATTTTATTGCTAAATGGATAGCAAAAAAAGCTCAGATTTTAGCAGTAGATATTAGTTCGGAAAATCTTCGTTTGGCTCGGAGTTTATTTAGTCACCCTCGAATTGAATATCGCCAAGTTAACGTGGTGACAGAAGTAATTGAGGGAAACTGGGATGCGATTATTTTACCTGATGTTTACGAACATATTCCTCTAGCAGCAAGGGGAGATTTACATCGTAAATTTAACACTTTGCTGAGTCCTCAAGGCAAAATTTTGTTTACGATTCCTAGTCCAGGAAAGCAAGCAGCACTCTACGCATCGGGAGAAGGTTTGCAAGTCGTGGATGAAGTTGTCACCCTAGAAGATTTGATCGAAGTAGGAAAAGCAGTTGAAGGAGCGCTGACCTATTGGAGTACAATCTCTGTATGGAATACAAACGATTATATCCACGCGGCTGTCGAACGAGGAGCGGCAGAAATTGGGACGATTTCTCAACAAGATTATTTACCAATTAAAGGATTCAGTTCTCTGCGGCAAAATATATCTTATCGTGGCTTAGTTGCCCTGACAAATCTACCTGGAATTGTTCGGGTGACAAGATGGTGGAAGCGCCAACGAGTCCAAAAGTTAGTTGAGGGCGATCGCTCTTAGATAATAGAGTTGTTTCTACTTGGTTTTAGATGAAAATAGCCTTTGTCGTGCAGGAATTTCCAGCTTTGTCTGAAACCTTTATCCTGAATCAAATTTCAGGTTTAATCGAGCTAGGACATGAGGTAGATATTTATGCCGTTCAACCGCGATCGCAAGATTCAAAAGTGCATCCAGATGTCGAAAAATATGACTTGCGATCGCGAACTTTTTATGCTGCTAAAATGCCCGATAATCGCTGGCAACAATGGCTGAAAGGATTGGGTTTAATCGCCACTAATTTTCCCAAAGCACCTCATGCGATCGCGCGGTTGCTCTATTCTGAATCTGTCAGACAAGTCAGCCGACTGACGCTAATTTACGAGTTAACTCCTTGGCTAAGACGCAGTAGATCGTATGATATCATTCACTGCCATTTTGGGATGAATGGTGTGAAAGCGGCTGTATTAAAAGAAATCGGGGCAATTCAAGGTCGATTGATTACCGTATTTCACGGATTTGATATTACTCTTTATCTTCAACAAGTCGGCGATCGCGTTTACGATCGCTTGCTATCGACCGCAGATTTATTAATGCCAATTAGCAAGCTTTGGCAGCAAAAACTCATTGAATTAGGTGGCGACGAAAAGAAAATTGTCGTTCACCATATGGGAATTGATTGTCATCAATTCACTTTTAAAGCACGTCAATACAGCGAGCGCGTAGTGCGGGTAATTACTATTGCGCGTCTGGTCGAAAAAAAAGGCGTAGAATATGGAATTCGGGCTGTAGCAAAACTAGCAAAAGATTTTCCCCAAATAGAATATCAAATAGTAGGAGACGGCTGTTTAAAAGACGAGTTACAAAAGCTAAGTCAAGAACTTAAAGTAACCGATAAAGTGAAACTATTAGGTTGGAAACAACAGCAAGAAATTACCGAACTTCTCGCTCAAGCTCACATTTATATGGCTCCCAGCGTTACCAGTAGAAATGGCGATAGAGAAGGTATTCCAGTCTCTTTAATGGAAGCAATGGCTTGCGGAATGCCAATTTTGAGTACCATGCATAGCGGCATTCCCGAACTTGTCGAACACGGTAAGTCAGGATTTTTAGTACCAGAACGAGATGCGGATGCTTTAGCTGAAAAATTGAGTTATCTGCTAGAAAACCCCGAAATTTGGCAAAAAATGGGCGTAGCAGGTCGAGCCTGTGTGGAACAATATTACAACATCCAGCGACTTAACGGACAACTCGTTGAGATCTATCAAAAACTATTACGTGCTTGAAGACACAACATGGAGTCTTGGAGCAAGAGCAGTTAGCAAAACATCTGAATCGCGGTTAGGTATAATTCACCCAGGAGGAAGCAGAGAAATAGCTTGGCGGCGCTGACAAAGATTGTATAGGTTTTATCGGAACAAAGTAATAAAATACACACAAAAATATTTATGGCACTCGGACAACAAAGCTTCCTATTACCAGTTCCTACAGGCTCTCTACTCATACCTGAAACTGCACCAGCCGCTACCTCAGATAGAGATTTTCAGACAAATAGAGGACAAAAAAGCTTTTCGGTACGCTTTTCTCTGGTTATACCTACATATAACGAAGGAAAAAACATTCGCGCGATCGTCAGCATTCTCACCGATTTACTCGATCCAATTCTGCCAGAAGATTATGAATTAATCGTCGTTGACGATGATAGCCCGGATCGGACGTGGGAAATTGCTCAGCGTCTAATGGTAGAGTACCCCCAATTGCGGGTGATGCGACGGACTACGGAAAAGGGACTTTCTACAGCTGTGGTGCGCGGTTGGCAAGTAGCCAATGGAGAGATTTTAGGCGTAATTGATGGCGACCTACAACACCCACCGCAGGTCTTGTTGAAACTTTTAGCGGCAATGAACGATGGTGCAGATTTAGCTGTAGCTAGTCGCCACATTGAAGGTGGGGGAGTGAGTAGCTGGAGTGCGGTACGTCGCTTTTTGTCAAGAGGCGCACAACTATTAGGTTTGGTAATCTTACCGCAAGTCGTGGGGCGCGTGTCTGACCCCATGAGCGGTTATTTTATGGTACAGCGACAAGCGATCGCCGGAGCAGCTCTCAGTCCTGTAGGCTACAAAATTTTAATTGAAGTTTTGGGACGGGGAGATATTAAAGAAATTGCTGAAGTAGGTTACGTTTTCCAAGAACGGCGCGAAGGCGAAAGCAAAGTTACGTGGAAGCAGTATGTAGACTACATCAAGCACTTGATCGGACTGCGAGTTTCGCGAGGACGGATCGGCAGAATTCGACAAAAAATTAATTTTCCGATTGGCAGATTTATCCGCTTCGGTGCGGTTGGTTTTAGCGGGGTATTTGTCGATATGGCAGTTTTATATCTCCTCCACGATCCGAGTGGCTTGGGATGGGGTTTGACGCGGAGTAAAGCGATCGCGGCGGAAGCTGCTATTATCAATAACTTTTTCTGGAACGATGCTTGGACGTTCAGCGATATGTCCCGACAGCAACGCGGTTGGCGCAAGCGGATCAAGCGGTTGTTGAAATTTAATATCGTCTGCTTAATGGGTTTGGTCTTGAATATCCTGCTGCTGAATGTCCTGTACAACACTTTGCACGTCCACTATCAAATCGCCAATCTCCTAGCGATCGCGATCGTCACGTTCTGGAACTTCTGGATCAACCTCAAACTCAGCTGGCGCGTCACGGAGAGCAATGATTAGGGAGTCGGGAGTCGGGAGTCGGGGAGAAGAGAGCTGAGGGAGCGATCGGGAGCAACTACCAACTACCAACTACCAATTACCAATTACCAATTACCACTATTGCCATGTCTCGCCCAATTTACTTAGATTGCCACTCAACTACGCCGCTAGATGAAAGAGTTTTGCAGGCGATGTTACCCTATTTTCGAGAGCATTTTGGTAATCCGTCGAGTAACAGCCACTTTTACGGCTGGGAAGCAGAAGCGGCGGTGAGACAAGCAAGGGAAATATTGGCAGATGCGATCGCGGCTACGCCAGAGGAAATTGTCTTTACGAGTGGAGCGACGGAAGCAAATAATTTAGCCATTAAAGGGGTGGCTGAGGCTTATTTTCAGAAAGGACGGCACATTATTACGCTGGCGACAGAGCATAATGCTGTTATCGACCCTAGCGAATATTTGCGATCGCTCGGTTTTGAGGTGACGTTTTTACCCGTGCAAATAGACGGGTTAATCGATCTAGAGAAATTAGCACAAGCATTCCGTCCCGATACGATTTTAGTCTCGGTGATGGCAGCAAACAATGAAATTGGTGTATTGCAACCGTTGGCAGAGATTGGGAAAATGTGTCGCGATCGCCAAGTTTTATTTCATACTGATGCTGCACAGGCGATTGGGAAAATTTTGCTCGACGTGCAGGCGATGCAGATCGATTTAATGTCGCTGACGGCGCACAAAGTTCATGGACCAAAAGGGATTGGTGCTTTGTACGTGCGACGGCGCAATCCTAGAGTCCAACTAGCACCACAGCTACACGGCGGCGGACAAGAACGGGGAATGCGTTCTGGGACTTTGTATACGCCGCAGATTGTTGGTTTTGGTCAAGCAGTCGCGATCGCTTTGGCAGAACGAGAGACAGAGGCAAAGCGCCAAATGCAACTACGAGATCGGCTGTGGCAAAAGTTGAGCCAATTAGATGGGGTGTATTTAAACGGACATCCCAGCCAAAGGTTGCCTGGGAATTTAAACATTAGCGTCGAAGGAGTTGACGGCACTGCCCTACACCTGGGGTTACAGCCTGTTGT from Chroococcidiopsis sp. SAG 2025 harbors:
- a CDS encoding lipopolysaccharide biosynthesis protein, yielding MPEPLPESLKTSSESDRDRHFRTDHLNADLKKRSVRGGAVTLVAQACKFTLQIGSTVILARLLAPQDYGLVGMVTAVTGFVALFKDMGLSMATIQKAEINHRQISNLFWVNIAVSLLLTLVTCALAPAVAVFYNEPRLTLITIVSAIGFLFGGLTVQHQALLNRQMRFTALAAIDIVAMAFGVVSALVLAWYGAGYWALVVMQIAIAIGQMGGAWLLCSWRPSLPQRHANIRELLTFGSHLTGFNVINYFARNLDNILIGRSWGAGQLGLYSKAYGLLLLPLQQINAPITAVAIPSLSRLQADPQQFRNYYLKAVSLVTFLTLPLVILSIAISEEVVTLILGSQWREASFLFRFLGVAAIFQPLCNTAGWLYIATGKTDRMLKWGVFASSLTVVSFFIGLPYGARGVALCYAVAMLLQVYPCMYYATRGLEITTSDLFSAIAQSLVAAIIAGIATIGVKFVLDPILPVWEIAIACTLVMTILYVAIVFYLFGKKSFYLSFLQEFKQRR
- a CDS encoding glycosyltransferase, with the translated sequence MKIAFVVQEFPALSETFILNQISGLIELGHEVDIYAVQPRSQDSKVHPDVEKYDLRSRTFYAAKMPDNRWQQWLKGLGLIATNFPKAPHAIARLLYSESVRQVSRLTLIYELTPWLRRSRSYDIIHCHFGMNGVKAAVLKEIGAIQGRLITVFHGFDITLYLQQVGDRVYDRLLSTADLLMPISKLWQQKLIELGGDEKKIVVHHMGIDCHQFTFKARQYSERVVRVITIARLVEKKGVEYGIRAVAKLAKDFPQIEYQIVGDGCLKDELQKLSQELKVTDKVKLLGWKQQQEITELLAQAHIYMAPSVTSRNGDREGIPVSLMEAMACGMPILSTMHSGIPELVEHGKSGFLVPERDADALAEKLSYLLENPEIWQKMGVAGRACVEQYYNIQRLNGQLVEIYQKLLRA
- a CDS encoding glycosyltransferase, with translation MALGQQSFLLPVPTGSLLIPETAPAATSDRDFQTNRGQKSFSVRFSLVIPTYNEGKNIRAIVSILTDLLDPILPEDYELIVVDDDSPDRTWEIAQRLMVEYPQLRVMRRTTEKGLSTAVVRGWQVANGEILGVIDGDLQHPPQVLLKLLAAMNDGADLAVASRHIEGGGVSSWSAVRRFLSRGAQLLGLVILPQVVGRVSDPMSGYFMVQRQAIAGAALSPVGYKILIEVLGRGDIKEIAEVGYVFQERREGESKVTWKQYVDYIKHLIGLRVSRGRIGRIRQKINFPIGRFIRFGAVGFSGVFVDMAVLYLLHDPSGLGWGLTRSKAIAAEAAIINNFFWNDAWTFSDMSRQQRGWRKRIKRLLKFNIVCLMGLVLNILLLNVLYNTLHVHYQIANLLAIAIVTFWNFWINLKLSWRVTESND
- a CDS encoding MFS transporter; translation: MNRLANIEIVPALRSRNYRLFFFGQGVSLIGTWMTQTATIWLVYQLTNSALMLGIVGFTSQIPSLFLAAWGGVLVDRFNTHKILVITQILAMIQSLALAVLALSGTIHIWHFIILSLFQGVINAVDAPARQAFVPEMVEKRDDLASAIALNSSLVNGGRLVGPAIAGILIARIGAAYCFLIDGVSYIAVIAALMAMRLKPKKIVVTTANPLQRLKEGFVYAYNFSPIRSTLLLLALFSLMAMPYITLVPIFATKILAGDARTLGLLMAASGVGAIGGGIYLSTRKTVVGLGKVIALAPALCGTGIIFFSLSRMLWLSTLMSALIGLGSILTISSSNTVIQTIVEDDKRGRVMSLFTMSFLGMVPFGNLFAGFSADRIGATNTLLIGGSFCIIGSLLFARQLPKLRQAARPVLQQRGILSQTNT
- a CDS encoding class I SAM-dependent methyltransferase gives rise to the protein MVVSPVETFYNNFSPTFIRDYVYGNERIERQLEFFTKAIHPDTARILVIGCGSGQGTHFIAKWIAKKAQILAVDISSENLRLARSLFSHPRIEYRQVNVVTEVIEGNWDAIILPDVYEHIPLAARGDLHRKFNTLLSPQGKILFTIPSPGKQAALYASGEGLQVVDEVVTLEDLIEVGKAVEGALTYWSTISVWNTNDYIHAAVERGAAEIGTISQQDYLPIKGFSSLRQNISYRGLVALTNLPGIVRVTRWWKRQRVQKLVEGDRS
- a CDS encoding MarR family winged helix-turn-helix transcriptional regulator gives rise to the protein MPSTSTERKIAEPLREILAPYSVGYRIKLLGQLGSRRFQERLEPFGLTPFHWVVLCCLWEEDGLATCSIGEKLQQVGGTLTGVLDRMEERGLIRRERDPRDRRIWRIWLTGAGRELENILPPIALDLKEQAMQGFSLEERQLFSRLIDQAIANLS
- a CDS encoding cysteine desulfurase family protein; this translates as MSRPIYLDCHSTTPLDERVLQAMLPYFREHFGNPSSNSHFYGWEAEAAVRQAREILADAIAATPEEIVFTSGATEANNLAIKGVAEAYFQKGRHIITLATEHNAVIDPSEYLRSLGFEVTFLPVQIDGLIDLEKLAQAFRPDTILVSVMAANNEIGVLQPLAEIGKMCRDRQVLFHTDAAQAIGKILLDVQAMQIDLMSLTAHKVHGPKGIGALYVRRRNPRVQLAPQLHGGGQERGMRSGTLYTPQIVGFGQAVAIALAERETEAKRQMQLRDRLWQKLSQLDGVYLNGHPSQRLPGNLNISVEGVDGTALHLGLQPVVAVSSGAACSSAKTAPSHVLLALGRSEQLAYASIRFGIGRFNTIEEIDRVTEHVVATISSLRRQKQLSAIADR
- a CDS encoding class I SAM-dependent methyltransferase, whose protein sequence is MKVASPSRYTYQVQERGDRVRPNRFHSRYAILKLLLEKLQHLVESELLVPGEKLLDYGCGNKPYESLFKQKFDRYIGADFPGNDRAEIAVGPQGQLPIADASIDCVLSSQVLEHVEQPQVYLKEAYRVLKPGSALVLSTHGIWRYHPDPCDYWRWTAAGLQREVVQAGFEVVSVQSVFGMASAGLQLWQDATEEKVPGRLRKFYIWLLQRAIGWMESRHPEQLSNDAAVYIILARKSRGEENIFS